In a genomic window of Halobiforma lacisalsi AJ5:
- a CDS encoding SelT/SelW/SelH family protein: protein MATVEIEYCVPCGFLSRAEDVQHALLSTFGEQLEAVTLRTGANGVFVVRVDDEVVFDKTEDEFDVDEISRRVRDRL from the coding sequence ATGGCTACTGTCGAGATCGAGTACTGCGTCCCGTGTGGGTTTCTCTCGCGCGCGGAAGACGTACAACATGCGCTCCTGTCGACGTTCGGGGAACAACTCGAGGCGGTGACGCTCAGGACGGGTGCCAACGGCGTGTTCGTCGTTCGCGTCGACGACGAGGTCGTCTTCGACAAGACCGAAGACGAGTTCGACGTCGACGAAATCAGCAGGCGAGTCCGGGACCGGCTGTGA
- a CDS encoding ribbon-helix-helix domain-containing protein — MDHNPSSRVSFGCPDDLLEQLDEIADREDKSRSEKLRELVQKEVDVKGDLEGPNPVLPDDERLAEAYRMLHDRAHAPHKTRPRVKLETAKNKLYDNQTPKPAVLEEIIKPLEELGYVSVLPGNQYVWVVVRPMQYTDGEDIVEGSTKASA, encoded by the coding sequence ATGGATCACAACCCCTCGAGTCGCGTCTCGTTCGGTTGTCCGGACGACCTCCTCGAGCAGCTCGACGAGATCGCCGATCGCGAAGACAAGAGCCGCAGCGAGAAGCTTCGAGAACTGGTCCAGAAAGAGGTCGACGTGAAAGGCGACCTCGAAGGGCCGAACCCGGTGCTCCCCGACGACGAACGACTTGCAGAAGCCTATCGGATGCTCCACGATCGGGCACACGCACCCCACAAGACCAGGCCCCGCGTGAAACTCGAGACCGCGAAAAACAAGCTCTACGACAATCAGACGCCGAAACCGGCAGTCCTCGAAGAGATTATCAAACCACTCGAGGAACTCGGTTACGTGTCCGTCCTCCCGGGGAACCAGTACGTCTGGGTGGTCGTTCGACCGATGCAATACACCGACGGTGAAGATATCGTGGAGGGATCGACGAAGGCCTCTGCGTGA
- a CDS encoding DUF5789 family protein, protein MADDKQGRDEQADAEENRQRERELEEAKVRGDEKEPLFDDESVRLGDLDEALKSHDYPTTTTELVEAYGDYELEIQGGKKPLEEVLSSTDDQTYDSAEDVRRRILGLIGR, encoded by the coding sequence ATGGCAGATGATAAACAGGGTCGAGATGAGCAAGCAGATGCTGAAGAGAATCGCCAGCGTGAGCGAGAATTAGAGGAGGCTAAAGTCCGCGGCGATGAAAAGGAACCGCTGTTTGATGACGAAAGCGTGCGGCTTGGTGATCTTGATGAAGCGCTCAAATCGCACGACTATCCAACCACGACAACTGAGTTGGTTGAGGCTTATGGCGATTATGAACTTGAAATTCAGGGCGGCAAGAAGCCCCTGGAGGAGGTACTCTCTTCAACTGATGACCAAACATATGACTCAGCCGAGGACGTTCGCAGACGGATACTGGGACTCATAGGCCGATAG
- a CDS encoding prephenate dehydrogenase/arogenate dehydrogenase family protein has protein sequence MDVLIVGAGSMGTWFGEAIDAPVAFADVDPDAAAAAADRVENADVTDLEGEDRYDVVCLAVPMGHVGDAIADHAGRAERAVVDVSGAMEPALEAMRDHAPDRERVSLHPLFAPERAPGSIAVVRDDDGPATRGLLADLEARGNDLVETTAAEHDEAMETVQATTHAAVLAFALSADPAAVPDGFETPIYDRLETLAERMTEGSPRVYADIQDAFDGADDVAEAAAEIASADGAAFEDLYREAADRWNEHPDLEADADDTDTDPHGGDSE, from the coding sequence ATGGACGTACTGATCGTCGGCGCGGGATCGATGGGAACGTGGTTCGGGGAGGCGATCGACGCCCCGGTCGCGTTCGCCGACGTCGATCCCGACGCCGCGGCCGCGGCCGCCGACCGCGTCGAGAACGCCGACGTCACCGACCTCGAGGGCGAGGACCGCTACGACGTCGTCTGTCTCGCGGTACCGATGGGCCACGTCGGGGACGCGATCGCCGACCACGCCGGGCGGGCCGAACGGGCCGTCGTCGACGTCTCCGGCGCGATGGAACCCGCGTTAGAGGCGATGCGGGACCACGCGCCCGACCGCGAGCGGGTGAGCCTCCACCCCCTCTTCGCCCCCGAGCGCGCTCCCGGCTCGATCGCCGTCGTCCGGGACGACGACGGGCCGGCGACACGAGGGCTGCTCGCGGATCTCGAGGCCCGCGGGAACGACCTCGTCGAGACGACGGCGGCCGAACACGACGAGGCGATGGAGACCGTGCAGGCGACCACCCACGCGGCCGTGCTCGCGTTCGCGCTCTCGGCCGACCCGGCGGCCGTACCCGACGGGTTCGAGACGCCGATCTACGATCGGCTGGAGACCCTCGCCGAGCGAATGACCGAGGGCTCCCCGCGGGTCTACGCCGACATCCAGGACGCGTTCGACGGCGCGGACGACGTCGCCGAGGCCGCGGCCGAGATCGCATCGGCCGACGGCGCGGCCTTCGAGGACCTCTACCGCGAGGCCGCGGATCGATGGAACGAGCACCCTGACCTCGAGGCCGATGCCGACGACACCGACACCGACCCCCACGGAGGTGACAGCGAATGA
- a CDS encoding glycosyltransferase: MFGPLRRIVERIGYLSTVVLVLSIGGYRGVQTEIVAFDLRWLAVRIITIDAVTATLLFSLLVTVSGVMLAREVYREVDSDDRLLDGPRVAAVVPAYRDADVVGESVETLLESNYRNLEIVVVGEPGDEATLSAAQEYTRYPNVRVLENRCPGSKARAINDAVDRLETDYFATFDVDERIDPDFIPRAMYDLVERDVDVFQARRVPRVTGPVEALAYCERLLFHAGYKLVEPLGFTYCRSSSSAFTREAFRAVDGLDDLLTEDIDFAHKCYREGLTVHQSRNLTNEMEAPHTLRDLWHQRKRWRLGHIEVFVKAVTGGYDRGGLRGKLSTMRIVTSLAASVFLVAFTAKVAVLFMADLETFFLLPFAAIAVTVLPVLVRDYRTGHVAELSPGLALVPLVYPGFGLLTIRCAYEYVLSWDGEWYRVDKSGA, from the coding sequence ATGTTTGGCCCTCTACGGCGTATCGTCGAGCGAATCGGGTACCTCTCCACGGTCGTGTTGGTCCTGTCGATCGGCGGCTACCGGGGAGTGCAGACGGAGATCGTGGCGTTCGACCTCCGCTGGCTGGCAGTCCGCATCATCACGATCGACGCGGTCACCGCGACGCTGCTCTTCTCGCTTCTCGTGACGGTCAGCGGCGTGATGCTCGCCCGCGAGGTGTACCGGGAGGTTGATTCCGACGACCGGCTCCTCGACGGACCCCGCGTCGCCGCCGTCGTCCCCGCCTACCGGGACGCCGACGTCGTCGGCGAGAGCGTCGAGACGCTGCTCGAGTCGAACTATCGGAACCTCGAAATCGTCGTCGTCGGCGAACCCGGCGACGAAGCGACGCTATCTGCGGCCCAAGAGTATACCCGCTACCCGAACGTGCGCGTGCTCGAGAACCGCTGTCCCGGCTCGAAGGCCCGCGCGATCAACGATGCCGTCGACCGGCTGGAAACCGATTACTTCGCGACGTTTGACGTCGACGAGCGGATCGATCCCGACTTCATCCCACGGGCGATGTACGACCTCGTCGAACGGGACGTCGACGTTTTCCAGGCCCGTCGCGTCCCGCGCGTAACTGGGCCCGTCGAGGCGCTGGCTTACTGCGAGCGGCTCCTGTTTCACGCCGGCTACAAACTGGTCGAACCGCTCGGGTTCACGTACTGTCGTAGCTCCTCGTCGGCGTTCACCCGCGAGGCCTTTCGAGCCGTCGACGGACTCGACGATCTGCTGACCGAGGACATCGACTTCGCTCACAAGTGCTACCGTGAGGGGCTGACCGTCCACCAATCGCGGAACCTGACCAACGAGATGGAAGCCCCGCACACGCTCCGTGATCTGTGGCACCAGCGCAAACGCTGGCGGCTGGGCCACATCGAGGTGTTCGTCAAGGCCGTCACGGGCGGCTACGACCGCGGCGGCCTCCGGGGCAAACTCTCGACGATGCGGATCGTCACCAGTCTCGCCGCCAGCGTTTTCCTCGTGGCCTTCACCGCGAAGGTGGCCGTCCTGTTCATGGCGGACCTCGAGACCTTCTTCCTGCTGCCGTTCGCGGCCATCGCGGTGACCGTCCTTCCAGTTCTCGTTCGCGACTACCGGACGGGACACGTCGCCGAACTCTCGCCGGGACTGGCGCTGGTACCGCTCGTGTATCCCGGATTCGGCCTGCTGACGATCCGGTGTGCCTACGAGTACGTCCTTAGCTGGGACGGCGAGTGGTACCGGGTCGACAAGTCCGGTGCGTGA
- a CDS encoding DUF1328 domain-containing protein, which produces MLELALLFFVIAIVAAALGATGVAGVTMAVAKWLIMLFLVLAVVSMLL; this is translated from the coding sequence ATGCTCGAACTCGCACTGCTGTTTTTCGTGATCGCGATCGTCGCTGCCGCGCTCGGAGCAACGGGCGTCGCAGGTGTCACCATGGCCGTCGCGAAGTGGCTCATAATGCTGTTTCTCGTCCTCGCGGTCGTTTCGATGCTGTTGTGA
- a CDS encoding IS4 family transposase: protein MDSVTYSPPDSVIVDRIQRAFPSDELRERARATNLVERERKFDAVALFYTLSLGFAAGSDRSIQAFLERFVEMADCDELSYATFHGWFSPPFVALLREILDDAIENLDTRSADLSGRLERFRDVLIVDGSIVSLYQDAADVYAATGDDQAGLKLHLTESLSTGLPARYQTTDAKTQERSQLPTGEWVAGALILLDLGFYDFWLFDRIDQNNGWFVSRVKDDANFEIVEELRTWRGNSIPLEGESLQDVLDDLQRQEIDVRITLSFERKRGSSTSPPRTFRLVGVWNEDTEEYHLYLTNLSKDDYSAPDIAQLYRARWEIELLFKELKSRFGLDEINTTDPYIIEALVIMAAISLLMSRVIVDELQKLDRKQQESADDAAASSPQLPRRRCSHAVERHAHLIQLYVMLDLGYELPDLDELLLWASRDPNPHRPRLRDQVKSGEFW, encoded by the coding sequence GTGGATAGTGTGACCTACTCCCCACCGGATTCAGTGATTGTTGATCGGATTCAAAGAGCGTTTCCCTCCGATGAGTTGCGCGAGCGCGCTCGCGCAACGAATCTCGTAGAGCGTGAACGGAAATTCGACGCTGTTGCGCTGTTCTACACGCTTTCACTCGGCTTCGCTGCTGGATCAGACCGATCTATTCAGGCCTTTCTCGAACGATTCGTCGAGATGGCTGACTGTGACGAACTCTCCTATGCAACCTTCCACGGGTGGTTCTCTCCACCGTTCGTTGCACTCCTTCGAGAGATTCTCGATGACGCCATCGAGAATCTCGATACCAGAAGTGCCGACCTTAGCGGACGTCTCGAACGGTTTCGAGACGTCCTCATCGTCGATGGGAGCATTGTGTCTCTCTATCAAGATGCTGCAGATGTGTACGCTGCAACCGGTGACGATCAGGCTGGTCTGAAACTTCACCTAACAGAATCACTCTCAACTGGCCTTCCGGCACGGTACCAGACAACTGACGCTAAAACCCAAGAACGGAGCCAGCTACCCACCGGCGAGTGGGTAGCTGGCGCACTTATCCTGCTTGATCTCGGCTTCTACGACTTCTGGTTGTTCGACCGCATTGACCAGAATAACGGCTGGTTCGTCTCCCGTGTGAAGGACGACGCAAACTTCGAGATCGTCGAAGAGCTCCGGACGTGGCGGGGCAACAGTATCCCGCTCGAAGGAGAGTCGCTGCAGGACGTCCTTGACGACCTGCAGCGACAGGAAATCGATGTTCGCATTACCCTCTCGTTCGAGCGAAAGCGAGGGTCGTCCACCAGCCCGCCCCGAACGTTCCGGTTGGTTGGTGTTTGGAACGAGGACACTGAGGAGTACCACCTCTATCTGACGAATCTCTCGAAAGACGACTATAGCGCGCCCGATATCGCACAGCTCTATCGGGCGCGCTGGGAGATCGAATTGCTATTCAAGGAACTGAAATCGCGCTTCGGACTTGACGAGATCAACACGACCGATCCGTACATCATCGAGGCGCTGGTCATCATGGCCGCGATCTCACTGCTGATGAGCCGTGTTATCGTCGATGAACTCCAGAAACTAGACAGAAAACAACAGGAAAGCGCCGACGACGCCGCAGCGTCGTCGCCGCAACTCCCTCGTCGGCGATGTTCTCACGCTGTCGAACGCCACGCACACCTGATCCAGTTGTATGTGATGCTCGATTTAGGGTACGAACTCCCGGATTTAGATGAGTTGTTGTTATGGGCGTCACGTGATCCAAATCCGCATCGTCCGAGATTACGTGATCAGGTTAAGTCAGGCGAGTTCTGGTAA
- a CDS encoding NAD(P)/FAD-dependent oxidoreductase, producing MERERIGVVGAGAAAAAATYVLSETVDDATVTVLEKSGGLCGRAATRRRDGIVYDYGANYVKSDDQRVADLLTETLETEGLVEIEEPIWTFDRDGEVSPGRESDEHKWTYRRGLTQIAKRLFARTDAEVHRRTRVERISRDGGVWRLEDAAGEVWGPFDRLLLNPPAPQTADLVRSAGWASDDLRETLVDAIEAVPYRTVWTGIFHYPFELEVPYYALINTDKEHEVGWIAREECKPGHVPDGESVLVVQAGHEWSRDRYDESPDRNLAELADVATDLLEDERLTEPDWTDHQGWRYALPEGSATTGPLRSAEREGLYCLGDWVTGEGRIHAALRNGLEVGERIALDRGPNA from the coding sequence ATGGAACGGGAACGGATCGGAGTCGTGGGCGCGGGTGCGGCCGCCGCGGCCGCGACGTACGTACTCTCGGAGACGGTCGACGACGCGACGGTGACGGTACTCGAGAAGTCCGGCGGCCTCTGTGGCCGGGCGGCGACGCGCCGTCGCGACGGTATCGTTTACGACTACGGGGCAAACTACGTCAAGTCGGACGACCAGCGGGTGGCGGACCTGCTCACCGAGACGCTCGAGACGGAGGGGCTCGTCGAGATCGAGGAGCCGATCTGGACGTTCGACCGCGACGGCGAGGTCTCCCCGGGGCGGGAGAGCGACGAGCACAAGTGGACCTACCGACGCGGGCTGACCCAGATCGCCAAACGGCTGTTCGCCCGAACGGACGCGGAGGTTCACCGGCGCACGCGCGTGGAGCGCATCAGTCGGGACGGCGGCGTCTGGCGACTCGAGGACGCGGCCGGCGAGGTCTGGGGGCCGTTCGACCGCCTTCTACTCAACCCGCCTGCCCCCCAGACGGCCGACCTCGTTCGGTCCGCCGGCTGGGCGTCCGACGACCTTCGGGAGACGCTCGTCGACGCGATCGAGGCCGTCCCCTACCGGACGGTCTGGACCGGTATCTTTCACTACCCGTTCGAACTCGAGGTCCCCTACTACGCGTTGATCAATACCGACAAGGAACACGAGGTGGGCTGGATCGCCCGCGAGGAGTGCAAACCCGGCCACGTTCCCGACGGCGAGTCGGTACTGGTCGTCCAGGCGGGCCACGAGTGGTCCCGGGATCGATACGACGAATCGCCAGACCGGAACCTCGCGGAACTGGCCGACGTGGCGACCGACCTGCTCGAGGACGAGCGGCTGACGGAACCGGACTGGACGGACCACCAGGGCTGGCGGTACGCGCTCCCCGAGGGGAGCGCGACGACCGGACCGCTCCGGAGTGCCGAGCGGGAGGGGCTGTACTGTCTGGGCGACTGGGTGACGGGGGAAGGCCGGATCCACGCCGCTCTGCGGAACGGACTCGAGGTCGGCGAGCGGATCGCGCTCGATCGCGGGCCCAACGCGTAA
- a CDS encoding helix-turn-helix transcriptional regulator, whose protein sequence is MVLSSLRARLSSLWSGDSNEDPTANESGTTTTEESSDERNADDETLSYAEEIEYGVDERELPDEDKVLRLLVKRGGRVDRSTVLEETGWSEDHLAAVVDRMEDDDQISAITVGRKQVICRKGFEPKGYRSHLNE, encoded by the coding sequence ATGGTACTGAGTTCACTCCGGGCTCGCCTCTCGTCTCTCTGGTCGGGTGATTCTAACGAGGACCCGACAGCGAACGAGTCCGGCACGACCACAACCGAAGAATCGTCAGACGAACGAAACGCCGACGACGAAACGCTGAGTTACGCCGAGGAGATCGAGTACGGCGTCGACGAACGCGAACTCCCCGACGAAGACAAGGTTCTCCGGCTACTCGTCAAACGCGGCGGTCGAGTCGACCGCTCGACCGTCCTCGAGGAAACCGGCTGGTCGGAGGACCACCTGGCGGCCGTCGTCGATCGCATGGAAGACGACGACCAGATCAGTGCGATCACGGTCGGGCGTAAACAGGTCATCTGTCGCAAAGGGTTCGAACCGAAGGGCTATCGCTCACACCTGAACGAGTAA
- a CDS encoding ZmpA/ZmpB/ZmpC family metallo-endopeptidase-related protein: protein MATEISTMDDLQAIQGDLSGDYVLTDDLDALDYDWTPIGDQFEGPFTGTFDGNGHTIDGLSLDNGTDGPAALFGLAYGCTIKNVRLHNVWFQGAYAAGLIATGQPDLVGNIEVTGRIEGEYGAGGIIARVEEPSGGGEA, encoded by the coding sequence ATGGCAACAGAAATCAGCACGATGGACGATCTCCAGGCGATACAGGGGGACCTGAGCGGTGATTACGTCCTGACCGACGATCTCGATGCACTGGACTACGACTGGACACCGATCGGCGACCAGTTCGAAGGACCATTTACCGGCACGTTCGACGGAAACGGCCATACTATCGATGGCCTGTCACTCGATAACGGCACAGACGGCCCCGCGGCACTCTTCGGCCTCGCCTACGGGTGTACGATCAAAAACGTCCGCCTTCATAACGTCTGGTTCCAGGGAGCGTATGCCGCCGGTCTCATTGCGACGGGCCAGCCCGACCTCGTCGGGAATATCGAAGTAACTGGGCGGATTGAGGGCGAATACGGCGCTGGCGGCATCATCGCCCGGGTTGAAGAACCCTCTGGAGGGGGTGAGGCATGA
- the surE gene encoding 5'/3'-nucleotidase SurE, whose protein sequence is MGDADAADLEILLTNDDGIDSTGIRALHDALSAFADVTVVAPANDQSACGRSISHEVDVYDHELGFALDGTPADCVVAGLSALTPETVPDLVVAGCNEGANLGEYVLGRSGTISAAVEAAFFDVPAIATSMYVPVDGTPLSEVDLEPEDYAEAIRVTSYLAETALEAGVFDHAAYLNVNVPLADGEPAPVEITRPSKRYEMDAEREGDRIHMHDRVWESMDPETLPDPEGTDRRAVVEGRISVSPLTAPHSTNHHELLEELADGYHESRGIETDG, encoded by the coding sequence ATGGGCGATGCCGACGCAGCCGATCTCGAGATCCTGTTGACGAACGACGACGGGATCGACAGCACGGGGATACGAGCCCTGCACGACGCCCTCTCGGCGTTCGCGGACGTCACCGTCGTCGCTCCCGCGAACGACCAGAGCGCCTGCGGGCGCTCGATCTCCCACGAGGTCGACGTCTACGACCACGAGCTCGGGTTCGCGCTCGACGGGACCCCGGCCGACTGCGTCGTTGCGGGCCTGTCCGCGCTCACCCCGGAGACGGTCCCCGACCTCGTCGTCGCCGGTTGCAACGAGGGCGCGAACCTCGGCGAGTACGTCCTCGGCCGCTCGGGAACGATCAGTGCAGCCGTCGAGGCAGCCTTCTTCGACGTGCCCGCGATCGCGACCTCGATGTACGTTCCCGTCGACGGAACGCCGCTCAGCGAGGTCGACCTCGAGCCCGAAGACTACGCCGAGGCGATCCGCGTGACCAGCTATCTGGCCGAGACCGCACTCGAGGCCGGCGTCTTCGACCACGCGGCCTACCTCAACGTCAACGTGCCGCTGGCCGACGGCGAGCCGGCACCCGTCGAGATCACGCGCCCCTCGAAGCGCTACGAGATGGACGCCGAACGCGAGGGCGACCGCATCCACATGCACGACCGCGTCTGGGAATCGATGGATCCCGAAACGCTGCCCGACCCCGAGGGCACCGACCGTCGGGCCGTCGTCGAGGGCCGAATCAGTGTCTCCCCGCTGACCGCCCCTCACTCGACGAACCACCACGAACTGCTCGAGGAACTCGCCGACGGGTACCACGAGTCGCGCGGGATCGAGACTGACGGCTGA
- a CDS encoding small ribosomal subunit Rsm22 family protein, with the protein MSDQREAVRSNAKYLRNVRPIDPEEICEYVEGTPHPAVVRQHLRELAPERGLELIEREDGTFVPVDDDPVSPNRGPVEAFPADYSRALEDLLVDRYGANWHADASGDLLRSTVRRFKERYLEGRRVEYDDDVAAGYAIYHLPGYYAAVQYALDDLAERGLLDRSLRVLDVGAGVGGPALGLADYLPDDALLEYHAIEPSAAADVLEDLLPETGRNVHTTVHRTTAEAFDPATLGGAGDGEERFDPTAPDDGFDLVLACNVLSELEVPAAVARKYLRMLGPDGTFLAMAPADKNTSIQLRDIERRLEDQQMRPDADEDGGTVTVYGPTVRLWPGERPDDRGWTFDARPDLEIPPFQRKLEDAAPEGDPDHEPGEFVNVDVQFSYSLLRLDGRRRIDVELDTGDWAKMAEMDRHVPNRIDVVGAKLSRSLSESENGDGDVRGRSGPNPLFKISDGSEDVDHYAVVTRETALNRPLLEADYGEVCSFEQALALWNDDEGAYNLVVDEETIVDRIG; encoded by the coding sequence ATGAGCGACCAGCGCGAGGCCGTCCGGTCAAACGCGAAGTACCTGCGAAACGTCAGACCGATCGACCCCGAGGAGATCTGCGAGTACGTCGAGGGAACGCCCCACCCCGCCGTCGTCCGCCAGCACCTCCGGGAACTCGCGCCCGAACGCGGCCTCGAGTTGATCGAGCGCGAGGACGGCACGTTCGTCCCCGTCGATGACGACCCGGTTTCGCCGAACCGTGGACCGGTCGAGGCGTTCCCGGCCGACTACTCGCGGGCGCTCGAGGACCTGCTGGTCGACCGCTACGGCGCGAACTGGCACGCCGACGCCTCCGGCGACCTCCTGCGGTCGACGGTCCGCCGGTTCAAGGAACGCTACCTCGAGGGGAGACGTGTCGAGTACGACGACGACGTCGCGGCCGGCTACGCGATCTATCACCTGCCGGGCTACTACGCCGCCGTCCAGTACGCGCTGGACGACCTGGCCGAGCGGGGGCTGCTCGACCGTAGCCTGCGCGTGCTCGACGTCGGCGCGGGTGTCGGCGGTCCCGCACTCGGGCTGGCGGACTACCTGCCCGACGACGCCCTGCTCGAGTACCACGCGATCGAACCCAGCGCGGCCGCGGACGTCCTCGAGGACCTGCTTCCGGAGACCGGCCGAAACGTCCACACGACGGTCCACCGGACGACCGCCGAGGCGTTCGACCCGGCGACGCTCGGCGGAGCCGGGGACGGAGAAGAGCGGTTCGACCCTACCGCACCAGACGACGGGTTCGACCTCGTGCTCGCCTGTAACGTGCTGAGCGAACTCGAGGTGCCCGCGGCGGTCGCCAGGAAGTACCTCCGGATGCTGGGGCCCGACGGCACCTTCCTCGCGATGGCACCCGCCGACAAGAACACGAGCATCCAGCTCCGGGACATAGAGCGACGGCTCGAGGACCAGCAGATGCGACCTGACGCCGACGAGGACGGCGGAACCGTAACCGTCTACGGCCCCACCGTCCGCCTCTGGCCCGGCGAGCGGCCGGACGATCGCGGCTGGACGTTCGACGCCCGCCCCGACCTCGAGATCCCGCCCTTCCAGCGCAAACTCGAGGACGCCGCGCCGGAGGGCGACCCCGACCACGAACCGGGCGAGTTCGTCAACGTCGACGTCCAGTTCTCCTACTCGCTGTTGCGCCTGGACGGCCGGCGGCGGATCGACGTCGAACTCGACACTGGAGACTGGGCGAAGATGGCCGAGATGGACCGCCACGTCCCGAACCGGATCGACGTCGTCGGGGCGAAACTCAGCCGCTCGTTGAGCGAGAGCGAGAACGGGGACGGGGACGTCCGGGGCCGGTCCGGCCCGAACCCCCTGTTCAAGATCAGCGACGGCAGCGAGGACGTCGACCACTACGCCGTGGTGACCAGGGAGACGGCGCTCAACCGGCCGCTGCTCGAGGCCGACTACGGGGAGGTCTGTTCGTTCGAACAGGCGCTCGCGCTGTGGAACGACGACGAGGGGGCGTACAACCTTGTCGTCGACGAGGAGACGATCGTAGACCGGATCGGGTGA
- a CDS encoding SWIM zinc finger family protein → MSAFPEPTDGEAVDFLEERDGETESWTRADPREALIESFGRFGYKVTLRDGEDVHYCALGIDDGEYVGRCDCKGWQYHDGPCAHLCTLRKADFLELIAVEATDGSPDDEIEMRQSTGETFDGEHHDDAIERSREHEQEREVRA, encoded by the coding sequence ATGAGCGCGTTTCCGGAACCCACCGACGGCGAGGCCGTCGACTTCCTCGAGGAGCGCGACGGCGAAACCGAGTCGTGGACTCGAGCGGACCCGCGCGAGGCGTTGATCGAGTCGTTCGGCCGATTCGGTTACAAGGTCACGCTTCGCGACGGTGAGGACGTCCACTACTGCGCCCTCGGAATCGACGACGGCGAGTACGTCGGCCGCTGTGACTGCAAGGGCTGGCAGTATCACGACGGCCCTTGCGCGCATCTCTGTACGCTCCGGAAGGCCGACTTCCTCGAGTTGATCGCCGTCGAGGCGACCGACGGAAGTCCCGACGACGAAATCGAGATGCGTCAGTCGACCGGCGAGACGTTCGACGGCGAGCACCACGACGATGCAATCGAACGGTCTCGAGAACACGAACAGGAGCGGGAGGTACGCGCATGA
- a CDS encoding nucleoside triphosphate pyrophosphohydrolase, with protein sequence MAREYDKLVRDSIPEIIERNGETPVVHTAAEEEYERRLREKLDEEVAEFRESGEIEELADVLEVVHAIREQEGISAERLEELRAEKARDRGRFEERIVLERVE encoded by the coding sequence ATGGCTCGAGAATACGACAAACTCGTCCGGGACTCGATCCCCGAGATCATCGAGCGGAACGGGGAGACGCCGGTCGTACACACCGCGGCCGAGGAGGAGTACGAACGCCGGCTCCGCGAGAAACTGGACGAGGAAGTCGCGGAGTTCCGGGAGAGCGGGGAAATCGAGGAACTGGCCGACGTCCTGGAGGTCGTCCACGCCATCCGGGAGCAGGAGGGGATTTCGGCGGAACGGCTCGAGGAACTCCGTGCGGAGAAGGCTCGCGACCGGGGGCGGTTCGAGGAGCGGATCGTGCTCGAACGGGTCGAATAG